A single window of Zea mays cultivar B73 chromosome 10, Zm-B73-REFERENCE-NAM-5.0, whole genome shotgun sequence DNA harbors:
- the LOC100274676 gene encoding VIN3-like protein 2-like: MDPEKQNEMSLMDKRQLVYEVARWPQGAVEILKCWTRRELLELICVELGKERKYTNVPKAKMIAYLLKLVSRKSGKNGQLKDDNANVMLLEQDNKDETQMKESEEQEQSRPLKTANSDSSIRREAHACCSVVCSNVACQATRNAGDNYCKRCSCCICNKYDDNKDPSLWLVCSSDNPYSGCSCGVSCHLNCALKNKKAGIVNNGCNKLDCSFYCVSCGKINWLMRSLQKQLAIAREARRVDVLCERLSLSHKMVKGSERYKEITSIISSAAKTLEKEVGGALDQVSAITGRGIVNRLTCGAEVQKLCSSALEIVDSTVDSILEFESNNSPKLLGPQPQILFDEITPFSVVIVLNYQDSIGKEQVDGSKVWHRSAKVCNYSSEPTCHILRPNTRSLVSGLSPSTEYFFKVLPFSSVQGFTEWEAKCSTRSLDHGSSQCSTQNSESMCLKVDPMQHQKKDLNVQNHQRTIQYDSPKGSTNSSENNLLCDRYSKRAKVARLDGASDNDESQLPPTSEVLPFASSNYSPSEAPSKPDLLIGTPDSASKNYVEQQYEYCVKVVRWLEHEGHMDNDFRVKFLTWFSLKATAQDRRIVGALVDVLIGDPASLVAQLVDAFKDIIYTKEKPFQTQQKDARCKIWH, translated from the exons ATGGATCCAGAAAAACAAAATGAAATGAGCTTGATGGACAAGAGACAACTAGTATACGAAGTTGCAAGATGGCCGCAAGGTGCCGTGGAGATTCTTAAGTGCTGGACTCGAAGGGAACTTCTTGAGCTTATCTGTGTTGAGTTGGGCAAAGAGAGGAAGTATACCAATGTCCCAAAAGCTAAGATGATCGCTTATCTCTTGAAATTAGTTTCACGAAAGAGTGGAAAGAATGGGCAACTCAAGGATGATAATGCAAATGTTATGTTATTAGAGCAGGATAACAAAGATGAAACACAAATGAAGGAATCTGAGGAACAAGAACAATCACGACCACTCAAAACTGCAAACTCTGACTCATCAATACGTAGAGAGGCTCATGCCTGTTGTTCAGTGGTGTGCAGCAATGTTGCATGCCAAGCCACACGGAATGCAGGAGATAATTATTGCAAACGTtgctcttgctgcatttgcaataaATATGATGATAACAAAGACCCTAGCTTGTGGTTGGTTTGCAGCTCTGATAATCCATACAGTGGTTGTTCATGTGGTGTCTCTTGTCACCTAAACTGTGCTCTAAAGAATAAAAAGGCTGGCATTGTCAATAATGGCTGCAACAAGTTAGACTGTAGTTTCTACTGTGTTAGCTGTGGGAAAATCAACTGGCTAATGAG GAGTTTGCAGAAACAACTTGCAATTGCTAGGGAGGCAAGAAGAGTTGATGTGCTTTGTGAGAGGCTGTCATTGAGCCATAAAATGGTAAAAGGATCTGAACGTTATAAGGAAATAACGAGCATAATCAGCTCAGCTGCGAAAACACTTGAAAAAGAAGTTGGTGGTGCATTAGATCAGGTTTCTGCGATCACGGGGCGTGGCATTGTTAACCGGCTTACTTGTGGTGCTGAAGTTCAGAAGCTTTGTTCAAGTGCATTAGAAATTGTAGACTCTACAGTGGATAGCATCTTGGAGTTCGAGTCAAATAATAGTCCAAAACTCTTAG GTCCCCAGCCCCAAATCCTTTTTGATGAAATCACTCCATTTTCTGTGGTAATTGTGTTGAACTATCAGGATAGCATCGGTAAGGAGCAGGTTGATGGTTCCAAAGTTTGGCACCGAAGTGCCAAGGTTTGCAACTATTCATCGGAGCCCACATGCCACATATTGAGGCCAAATACTAGGAGCCTGGTTTCTGGTCTGAGCCCTTCAACTGAATACTTCTTCAAGGTTTTGCCTTTTAGCAGCGTACAGGGGTTTACTGAGTGGGAGGCAAAATGCAGTACACGCAGCCTGGACCATGGCAGCAGCCAGTGCTCAACTCAGAACTCTGAGAGCATGTGCCTCAAAGTGGATCCAATGCAGCATCAGAAAAAGGATTTGAATGTGCAGAATCATCAGAGAACTATTCAATATGATTCACCTAAGGGGTCTACAAATTCAAGTGAGAACAATTTATTGTGTGACCGGTATTCCAAGCGGGCTAAGGTTGCAAGGCTAGATGGTGCAAGTGACAATGATGAAAGCCAGTTGCCGCCAACTTCTGAAGTTTTACCGTTTGCAAGCTCCAACTACTCTCCTTCCGAAGCTCCAAGTAAACCTGACTTGCTTATTGGCACCCCAGATTCGGCATCCAAGAACTATGTGGAGCAGCAGTACGAGTACTGTGTGAAGGTGGTCAGATGGTTGGAGCATGAAGGGCACATGGACAATGACTTCCGTGTGAAGTTCCTCACTTGGTTCAGTCTGAAGGCAACAGCGCAGGACAGGCGAATCGTTGGCGCCTTAGTAGATGTTCTTATCGGTGATCCTGCAAGCTTGGTTGCCCAACTGGTTGATGCATTCAAGGATATCATCTACACCAAGGAGAAGCCCTTTCAAACACAACAGAAGGATGCACGCTGCAAGATTTGGCACTAG
- the LOC100274676 gene encoding VIN3-like protein 2-like isoform X2, producing the protein MRSLQKQLAIAREARRVDVLCERLSLSHKMVKGSERYKEITSIISSAAKTLEKEVGGALDQVSAITGRGIVNRLTCGAEVQKLCSSALEIVDSTVDSILEFESNNSPKLLGPQPQILFDEITPFSVVIVLNYQDSIGKEQVDGSKVWHRSAKVCNYSSEPTCHILRPNTRSLVSGLSPSTEYFFKVLPFSSVQGFTEWEAKCSTRSLDHGSSQCSTQNSESMCLKVDPMQHQKKDLNVQNHQRTIQYDSPKGSTNSSENNLLCDRYSKRAKVARLDGASDNDESQLPPTSEVLPFASSNYSPSEAPSKPDLLIGTPDSASKNYVEQQYEYCVKVVRWLEHEGHMDNDFRVKFLTWFSLKATAQDRRIVGALVDVLIGDPASLVAQLVDAFKDIIYTKEKPFQTQQKDARCKIWH; encoded by the exons ATGAG GAGTTTGCAGAAACAACTTGCAATTGCTAGGGAGGCAAGAAGAGTTGATGTGCTTTGTGAGAGGCTGTCATTGAGCCATAAAATGGTAAAAGGATCTGAACGTTATAAGGAAATAACGAGCATAATCAGCTCAGCTGCGAAAACACTTGAAAAAGAAGTTGGTGGTGCATTAGATCAGGTTTCTGCGATCACGGGGCGTGGCATTGTTAACCGGCTTACTTGTGGTGCTGAAGTTCAGAAGCTTTGTTCAAGTGCATTAGAAATTGTAGACTCTACAGTGGATAGCATCTTGGAGTTCGAGTCAAATAATAGTCCAAAACTCTTAG GTCCCCAGCCCCAAATCCTTTTTGATGAAATCACTCCATTTTCTGTGGTAATTGTGTTGAACTATCAGGATAGCATCGGTAAGGAGCAGGTTGATGGTTCCAAAGTTTGGCACCGAAGTGCCAAGGTTTGCAACTATTCATCGGAGCCCACATGCCACATATTGAGGCCAAATACTAGGAGCCTGGTTTCTGGTCTGAGCCCTTCAACTGAATACTTCTTCAAGGTTTTGCCTTTTAGCAGCGTACAGGGGTTTACTGAGTGGGAGGCAAAATGCAGTACACGCAGCCTGGACCATGGCAGCAGCCAGTGCTCAACTCAGAACTCTGAGAGCATGTGCCTCAAAGTGGATCCAATGCAGCATCAGAAAAAGGATTTGAATGTGCAGAATCATCAGAGAACTATTCAATATGATTCACCTAAGGGGTCTACAAATTCAAGTGAGAACAATTTATTGTGTGACCGGTATTCCAAGCGGGCTAAGGTTGCAAGGCTAGATGGTGCAAGTGACAATGATGAAAGCCAGTTGCCGCCAACTTCTGAAGTTTTACCGTTTGCAAGCTCCAACTACTCTCCTTCCGAAGCTCCAAGTAAACCTGACTTGCTTATTGGCACCCCAGATTCGGCATCCAAGAACTATGTGGAGCAGCAGTACGAGTACTGTGTGAAGGTGGTCAGATGGTTGGAGCATGAAGGGCACATGGACAATGACTTCCGTGTGAAGTTCCTCACTTGGTTCAGTCTGAAGGCAACAGCGCAGGACAGGCGAATCGTTGGCGCCTTAGTAGATGTTCTTATCGGTGATCCTGCAAGCTTGGTTGCCCAACTGGTTGATGCATTCAAGGATATCATCTACACCAAGGAGAAGCCCTTTCAAACACAACAGAAGGATGCACGCTGCAAGATTTGGCACTAG